A genomic region of Salvelinus namaycush isolate Seneca chromosome 7, SaNama_1.0, whole genome shotgun sequence contains the following coding sequences:
- the LOC120051059 gene encoding myosin-7-like isoform X2: protein MGDSLMAEFGAAASYLRKSDKERMECQTRPFDIKRECYVPDPEVEYVKATITSRDGAKVTADTEFGKTVTVKEDDVHPQNPPKFDKIEDMAMFTFLHEPAVLFNLKERYAAWMIYTYSGLFCVTVNPYKWLPVYDQSVVNAYRGKKRSEAPPHIFSISDNAYQYMLSDRENQSVLITGESGAGKTVNTKRVIQYFASIAAVGGKKSASDEKKGTLEDQIIQANPALEAFGNAKTIRNDNSSRFGKFIRIHFGVTGKLSSADIETYLLEKSRVTFQLKAERDYHIFYQILSQQKPELLEMLLITSNPYDYAFISQGEIAVTSINDSDELMATDDAFDVLGFSQEEKNGMYKLVGAIMHYGNMKFKNKQREEQAEADGTEDLDKAAYLMCLNSADMVKGLCNPRVKVGNEWVTKGQNVNQVYYAVGALAKKIYENMFLWMVIRINLTLDTKNARQHYIGVLDIAGFEIFEFNTFEQLCINFTNEKLQQFFNHHMFVLEQEEYKKEGIVWEFIDFGMDLAACIDLIERPMGIMSILEEECMFPKASDNTFKAKLYDTHLGKNACFQKPRIVKGKPEAHFSMVHYAGIVDYNIGNWLVKNKDPLNETVVGLFQKSSLKFLANLFANYAGAEGEKAAGGKKKKGSSFQTVSALHRENLGKLMTNLRSTHPHFVRCIIPNETKTPGAMENPLVMHQLRCNGVLEGIRICRKGFPNRILYADFKQRYRILNPKAVPEGQFMDNMKASEKLLGSLDIDHTQYRLGHTKVFFKAGLLGLLEEMRDDRLALIITGFQARSRGLLARIEFQKMVDRRDALLVIQWNIRAFMGVKNWPWMKMFFKIKPLLKSAETEKEMANMKEEFLKLKEAYAKSEARRKELEEKMVSLLQEKNDLQLAVQTQEDTIVDAEERCEGLIKSKIQLEAKAKELTERLEDEEEMNSELTAKKRKLEDECSELKKDIDDLELTLAKVEKEKHATENKVKNLTEEMAALDEIIAKLTKEKKALQEAHQQTLDDLQSEEDKVNTLTKAKAKLEQQVDDLEGSLEQEKKVRMDLERAKRKLEGDLKLTQESLMDLENDKQQMEERMKKKDFEMSQLNSKIEDEQALGVQLQKKLKELQARIEELEEELEAERAARAKVEKQRADLARELEEISERLEEAGGATAAQIEMNKKREAEFQKVRRDLEEATLQHEATAATLRKKNADSVANLGEQIDNLQRVKQKLEKEKSELRLELDDVVSNMEQIVKSKTNFEKMCRTLEDQMSEYRTKAEEGQRSINDFTMQKAKLQTENGELARQLEEKDSLVSQLTRGKQSNVQQIEDLKRQLEEEVKAKNALAHAVQSARHDSDLLREQYEEEQEAKSELQRGMSKANAEVAQWRTKYETDAIQKTEELEDAKKKLAQRLQDAEEAVEAVNAKCSSLEKTKHRLQNEIEDLMVDVERSNAAAASLDKKQRNFDKVLADWKQKFEESQSELESSQKEARSLSTELFKLKNSYEESLDHLETMKRENKNLQEEISDLTEQLGEGGKSIHELEKIRKQLEQEKAEIQSALEEAEASLEHEEGKILRAQLEFNQVKADIERKLVEKDEEMEMNKRNQQRVVDTLQSSLESETRSRNEALRLKKKMEGDLNEMEIQLSQANRQASEAQKQLKGLHSHLKDSQLQLDDALRSNDDLKENIAIVERRNNLMQAELDELRALVEQTERGRKLAEQELLDVSERVQLLHSQNTSLLSQKKKLEGDTSQLQNEVEEAVQECRNAEEKAKKAITDAAMMAEELKKEQDTSAHLERMKKNMEQTIKDLQHRLDEAEQIAMKGGKKQIQKLEARVRELETEVELEQRRSSDSVKGVRKYERRVKELTYQTEEDRKNLSRLQDLVDKLQLKVKSYKRTSEEAEEQANSNLGKFRKIQHELDEAEERADIAESQVNKMRAKSRDAGSKKGHDEE from the exons atGGGGGACAGTTTGATGGCAGAGTTTGGCGCCGCAGCGTCCTATCTGCGTAAGTCAGACAAGGAGCGTATGGAATGCCAGACTAGACCCTTTGACATAAAGAGAGAGTGCTATGTGCCTGACCCTGAGGTTGAGTACGTCAAGGCCACAATCACCAGCAGAGATGGGGCTAAAGTCACCGCTGATACGGAGTTTGGAAAG ACTGTTACTGTGAAGGAGGACGACGTCCACCCCCAGAACCCGCCAAAGTTTGATAAAATTGAGGACATGGCGATGTTCACCTTCCTGCACGAGCCCGCTGTGCTGTTTAACCTCAAAGAGCGTTACGCAGCCTGGATGATCTAT ACCTACTCAGGGCTGTTCTGTGTCACTGTCAACCCATACAAGTGGCTGCCAGTGTACGATCAGTCTGTTGTCAATGCATACAGAGGCAAGAAGAGGAGTGAAGCTCCACCTCACATCTTCTCCATTTCTGACAATGCTTACCAGTACATGTTGTCAG ACAGGGAAAATCAGTCTGTCCTTATCAC TGGAGAATCCGGTGCTGGAAAGACTGTGAACACCAAGAGAGTCATCCAGTATTTCGCCAGCATTGCTGCTGTTGGCGGAAAGAAAAGTGCATCTGATGAAAAAAAG GGGACCCTGGAGGATCAAATCATCCAGGCCAATCCTGCCCTGGAGGCTTTTGGTAATGCCAAGACCATCAGGAATGACAACTCCTCCCGATTT GGTAAATTCATCCGAATTCATTTTGGAGTCACTGGGAAGCTTTCATCTGCTGACATTGAGACTT ATCTTCTGGAGAAGTCACGGGTCACTTTCCAGCTCAAGGCTGAGAGAGACTATCACATCTTCTACCAGATCCTGTCACAACAAAAACCAGAACTTCTGG AGATGCTACTCATCACCAGCAATCCCTATGACTATGCCTTCATCTCCCAAGGAGAGATTGCTGTAACTTCCATTAATGATTCAGATGAGCTAATGGCTACTGAT GATGCCTTTGATGTGCTGGGCTTCTCCCAAGAGGAGAAGAATGGCATGTATAAGCTGGTTGGTGCCATCATGCACTACGGCAACATGAAGTTCAAGAATAAGCAGCGGGAGGAGCAAGCAGAGGCAGATGGCACTGAGG ATCTTGACAAAGCAGCATATCTGATGTGCCTCAACTCTGCTGACATGGTCAAGGGCTTGTGTAACCCAAGGGTCAAGGTTGGAAATGAGTGGGTCACCAAAGGTCAGAATGTCAACCAG GTCTACTACGCTGTTGGTGCACTGGCAAAGAAAATTTACGAGAACATGTTCCTCTGGATGGTGATAAGAATCAATCTTACTCTGGACACTAAGAATGCTCGCCAGCACTACATTGGTGTGCTAGACATTGCTGGCTTTGAGATCTTTGAG TTCAACACATTTGAGCAGCTGTGCATCAACTTCACTAATGAGAAGCTGCAGCAGTTCTTCAACCACCACATGTTTGTGCTGGAGCAGGAAGAGTATAAGAAAGAGGGCATCGTCTGGGAGTTCATTGACTTTGGCATGGACTTGGCTGCCTGCATTGACCTCATTGAAAGG CCCATGGGTATCATGTCCATCCTTGAAGAGGAGTGCATGTTCCCTAAGGCCAGTGATAATACATTCAAAGCTAAGCTGTATGATACGCATCTTGGCAAAAATGCATGCTTCCAGAAGCCTAGGATTGTTAAGGGTAAACCAGAGGCCCATTTCTCCATGGTTCACTATGCTGGCATTGTTGACTACAACATTGGTAACTGGCTGGTGAAGAACAAGGACCCGCTGAATGAGACTGTGGTCGGACTGTTCCAGAAGTCAAGTCTTAAGTTCCTGGCAAACCTGTTTGCAAACTATGCTGGTGCAGAAGGTG AAAAAGCGGCTGGAGGAAAAAAGAAGAAAGGCTCTTCCTTCCAGACTGTGTCTGCATTGCACAGG GAGAACTTGGGTAAACTCATGACCAATTTGAGGTCTACTCACCCCCATTTTGTGCGTTGCATCATCCCCAACGAGACCAAGACTCCTGGGGCCATGGAGAATCCTCTGGTCATGCACCAGCTGCGCTGTAACGGTGTGCTAGAAGGCATCAGGATCTGCAGAAAGGGCTTCCCCAACAGAATCCTGTATGCTGACTTCAAACAAAG ATACCGCATCCTCAATCCAAAAGCTGTCCCTGAGGGTCAGTTCATGGACAACATGAAGGCATCAGAAAAACTGCTGGGCTCTTTGGATATTGACCACACCCAGTACAGATTAGGACACACTAAG GTATTCTTCAAGGCTGGTCTCCTGGGTCTACTTGAGGAGATGAGAGACGATCGTCTCGCTCTTATCATCACTGGCTTCCAGGCCCGATCACGTGGTCTACTTGCTAGAATTGAGTTCCAGAAAATGGTTGACCGCAG GGATGCCTTGCTTGTGATCCAATGGAACATTCGTGCCTTCATGGGTGTCAAGAATTGGCCCTGGATGAAGATGTTCTTCAAGATCAAACCTCTGCTGAAGTCAGCAGAGACTGAGAAGGAGATGGCCAACATGAAGGAAGAATTCCTGAAGCTTAAAGAGGCTTATGCTAAATCTGAAGCCCGTAGAAAGGAGCTGGAAGAGAAGATGGTCTCCCTTCTCCAAGAGAAGAATGACCTGCAGCTCGCTGTCCAAACT CAAGAAGACACTATTGTTGATGCTGAAGAGAGATGTGAAGGTCTGATCAAAAGCAAAATCCAGCTTGAGGCCAAAGCAAAAGAGCTGACAGAAAGactggaggatgaggaggagatgaaTTCAGAGCTAACTGCTAAGAAGAGGAAGCTGGAGGATGAGTGCTCAGAACTCAAGAAGGACATTGATGATCTGGAGCTCACTCTGGCTAAAGTGGAAAAGGAAAAGCATGCCACAGAGAACAAG GTTAAAAACCTGACTGAGGAGATGGCAGCTCTGGATGAAATTATTGCCAAGCTGACCAAGGAGAAGAAGGCTCTGCAGGAGGCTCATCAGCAAACGCTGGATGATCTGCAGAGTGAGGAGGACAAAGTCAACACGCTGACCAAGGCCAAAGCCAAACTGGAACAGCAAGTTGATGAT CTTGAAGGGTCTCTGGAGCAAGAGAAGAAGGTGAGAATGGACCTTGAGAGAGCCAAGAGAAAGCTGGAGGGAGACTTGAAGTTGACCCAGGAGAGCCTAATGGACCTGGAGAATGACAAGCAGCAGATGGAGGAGAGAATGAAGAA GAAGGACTTTGAGATGAGCCAACTGAACAGCAAGATTGAGGATGAGCAAGCCTTGGGTGTCCAGCTCCAGAAGAAACTGAAGGAGCTGCAG GCCCGCATTGAAGAATTAGAGGAAGAGCTGGAGGCTGAAAGAGCTGCCCGTGCCAAGGTGGAGAAACAGAGGGCAGACTTGGCCAGAGAGCTAGAAGAGATCAGTGAGAGGCTGGAGGAGGCTGGTGGAGCCACTGCTGCCCAGATTGAGATGAACAAGAAGAGGGAGGCTGAGTTCCAGAAGGTGCGCAGAGACCTTGAAGAGGCTACCCTGCAGCATGAGGCTACAGCTGCCACTCTGAGGAAGAAAAATGCTGACAGTGTAGCTAACCTGGGAGAACAGATTGACAACCTTCAGAGAGTGAAGCAGAAGCTGGAGAAAGAGAAGAGTGAGCTCAGGTTGGAGCTGGACGATGTGGTCTCCAACATGGAACAGATTGTCAAGTCCAAA ACAAACTTCGAGAAAATGTGCCGCACTCTAGAGGACCAGATGAGTGAATACAGGACGAAAGCTGAGGAAGGACAGCGTTCCATCAATGATTTTACCATGCAGAAAGCAAAGCTTCAAACTGAGAATG GTGAACTTGCTAGACAGTTGGAGGAGAAAGACTCTCTGGTCTCTCAACTGACCAGAGGTAAGCAGTCCAACGTTCAGCAGATTGAAGACCTCAAGAGACAATTGGAGGAGGAAGTCAAG GCAAAGAACGCGCTTGCCCATGCAGTGCAGTCTGCTCGCCATGACTCAGATCTGTTGAGGGAGCAGtatgaggaggagcaggaggccaAGTCTGAGCTGCAGCGTGGCATGTCCAAGGCTAATGCTGAGGTGGCTCAGTGGAGAACCAAGTATGAAACTGATGCCATCCAGAAGACTGAGGAGCTTGAGGACGCAAA GAAGAAGCTGGCTCAGCGTCTGCAGGATGCAGAGGAAGCTGTGGAAGCTGTAAATGCTAAATGTTCATCCCTGGAGAAGACTAAACACAGACTCCAGAATGAGATTGAAGATCTCATGGTGGATGTGGAGAGATCCAATGCAGCTGCTGCCTCTCTGGACAAGAAGCAAAGGAActttgacaag gtcctggctgactggaaGCAGAAGTTTGAGGAGTCTCAGAGTGAGCTGGAGAGCTCCCAGAAAGAGGCCAGATCTCTCAGCACTGAGCTCTTCAAACTCAAGAACTCTTATGAGGAGTCTCTGGATCATCTGGAGACCATGAAGAGGGAGAACAAGAACCTCCAAG AGGAAATTTCTGACCTGACTGAGCAGCTTGGTGAGGGAGGAAAGAGCATCCATGAGCTGGAAAAGATCCGTAAACAGCTGGAGCAGGAGAAGGCAGAGATACAGTCTGCTCTAGAGGAAGCTGAG GCCTCCCTAGAGCATGAGGAGGGCAAGATCCTGAGAGCTCAGCTGGAGTTCAATCAGGTGAAAGCTGACATTGAACGGAAGCTGGTGGAGAAGGATGAGGAAATGGAGATGAATAAGAGGAACCAGCAGAGAGTTGTGGATACCCTGCAAAGCTCCCTGGAGTCAGAGACTCGCAGCAGGAATGAAGCTCTCAGGCTGAAGAAGAAGATGGAAGGAGACCTCAATGAGATGGAGATCCAGCTCAGCCAGGCCAACAGGCAGGCATCCGAGGCCCAGAAGCAACTTAAAGGTCTCCATTCCCATCTGAAG GATTCTCAACTGCAGCTGGATGATGCTCTTCGTAGCAATGACGACCTGAAGGAGAACATTGCCATTGTGGAGAGACGCAACAACCTGATGCAGGCTGAACTGGATGAGCTGAGAGCCCTGGTGGAGCAGACTGAGAGAGGCCGCAAACTGGCTGAGCAGGAACTGCTGGATGTTAGTGAGAGAGTTCAGCTGCTGCACTCACAG AACACCAGCCTACTGAGCCAGAAGAAGAAGCTAGAGGGCGACACATCCCAGCTTCAGAATGAAGTGGAGGAGGCTGTGCAGGAGTGTAGAAATGCTGAGGAAAAGGCCAAGAAGGCCATTACTGATGCTGCCATGATGGCAGAGGAGCTGAAGAAGGAGCAGGACACCAGTGCTCACCTGGAGCGCATGAAAAAGAACATGGAGCAGACCATCAAGGACCTGCAGCACCGCCTGGATGAAGCTGAACAAATTGCCATGAAGGGTGGCAAGAAGCAGATCCAGAAGCTGGAGGCCAGA GTGAGAGAGCTAGAGACTGAAGTGGAACTGGAGCAAAGGAGGAGCAGTGATTCTGTGAAAGGAGTCCGTAAATATGAGAGACGCGTCAAAGAGCTCACTTACCAG ACTGAAGAAGACCGTAAGAATTTGAGCCGCCTGCAGGACCTGGTGGACAAACTGCAGCTGAAGGTCAAATCCTACAAGAGAACTTCAGAGGAGGCT GAAGAACAAGCCAATTCCAATTTGGGCAAGTTCCGTAAGATTCAGCATGAACTGGATGAGGCAGAAGAGAGGGCTGATATTGCTGAGTCTCAGGTCAACAAGATGAGAGCCAAGAGTCGTGATGCCGGCTCCAAG AAAGGACATGATGAAGAGTGA